One Mesorhizobium sp. B2-1-1 DNA window includes the following coding sequences:
- a CDS encoding cupin domain-containing protein: MIRKLLCAALAAASVTAAMAKDADSVKLVYDHALPNVPGKSLKAVLVEYGPGGTSPAHTHPSSAFIYATVLEGAIRSQVNGGPVKTYRAGESFSEFPGDHHAVSENASKTERARLLAIFVVDTNETNLTTYAK, from the coding sequence ATGATCAGGAAACTCCTCTGTGCAGCGCTCGCCGCCGCATCCGTCACCGCAGCAATGGCCAAAGACGCGGACAGCGTGAAGCTCGTCTACGACCACGCCCTTCCAAATGTGCCCGGCAAGAGCTTGAAAGCCGTGCTCGTCGAGTACGGGCCGGGCGGGACATCGCCGGCGCATACCCATCCCAGTTCCGCGTTCATCTATGCCACGGTGCTGGAGGGGGCGATCCGAAGCCAGGTCAACGGTGGGCCCGTGAAGACGTACCGTGCAGGCGAAAGCTTCTCGGAATTTCCGGGCGACCATCACGCCGTCAGTGAAAACGCCAGCAAGACGGAACGCGCTCGCCTGCTTGCGATCTTCGTCGTCGATACCAACGAGACCAACCTGACGACCTACGCGAAATGA
- a CDS encoding SDR family oxidoreductase: MKIVVIGGTGLIGSKTVERLRRKGHDVLAASPNSGVNTVTGEGLAVALAGAQVVVDLANSPSFEEKAALEFFAASGRNLLAAEAAAGVRHHVALSVVGTDRLQDMGYFRGKLLQEKLIKESAIPYTIVHATQFFEFTAAIANTGAVGDTVHMSPAYFQPMAADDVADAMADVALAAPVNGTIEIAGPDRVRMSELVGRFLKATNDPRKIVSDPGALYYGQVAIDDQTLVPGENARIGAVHFDDWLSRYTPPA; encoded by the coding sequence ATGAAGATCGTCGTCATCGGCGGAACCGGGCTGATCGGTTCCAAGACTGTGGAAAGACTGCGCAGGAAGGGACACGACGTGCTTGCGGCCTCACCGAATTCGGGAGTGAACACCGTCACCGGAGAAGGGCTGGCCGTCGCTCTTGCCGGGGCACAGGTCGTCGTCGATCTCGCGAACTCACCGTCATTCGAGGAAAAGGCCGCGCTCGAATTTTTCGCGGCATCCGGGCGTAATCTTCTTGCAGCCGAAGCGGCCGCCGGCGTCCGCCATCACGTCGCGCTGTCTGTGGTCGGCACCGACCGGCTGCAGGACATGGGGTATTTCCGCGGCAAACTGCTTCAGGAAAAGCTGATCAAGGAGTCCGCTATCCCCTACACGATCGTGCACGCCACACAGTTCTTCGAGTTCACCGCCGCCATCGCAAACACCGGCGCCGTAGGGGATACCGTCCACATGTCACCGGCGTACTTCCAACCAATGGCAGCCGACGACGTTGCCGATGCGATGGCGGACGTCGCCCTAGCAGCGCCAGTGAACGGCACGATCGAAATTGCCGGCCCCGATCGCGTTCGTATGAGCGAGCTCGTCGGTCGCTTTCTAAAGGCCACCAACGATCCGCGCAAAATCGTCTCGGATCCTGGCGCTCTCTACTACGGTCAAGTGGCAATCGACGATCAAACGCTTGTCCCCGGCGAGAACGCGCGTATCGGCGCCGTCCACTTCGACGACTGGCTCAGCCGATACACGCCACCGGCGTAA
- a CDS encoding alpha/beta fold hydrolase: protein MRNVTGILALAAALAVAGGATAQAAGAKPKPTIVLVHGAFAESSSWDAVITKLGRDGYVAKAAANPLRSVASDAAAVSAIIRSVPGPIVLVGHSYGGPVITEAANGNPNVKALVYVAGFAPDNGESSATLSSMFPGSTLASALAPVASPNGGQDLFIQPDKFRAQFAADVPEEQSSLMAATQRPIAQAALAEPSGVASWKTLPSYMIYGTDDRNIPAAVMSFMAKRAHAVKTVVIEGASHALMVSHPDEVTSLIEDAASASE from the coding sequence ATGCGAAATGTCACTGGAATCCTGGCGCTGGCCGCCGCGCTTGCCGTCGCGGGTGGCGCAACGGCGCAGGCGGCCGGAGCGAAGCCCAAGCCGACGATCGTGCTGGTGCACGGGGCCTTCGCCGAATCGTCGAGTTGGGACGCGGTCATAACCAAACTCGGCAGGGACGGCTATGTGGCGAAGGCGGCAGCCAATCCCCTCCGCAGCGTCGCCAGCGATGCCGCGGCGGTCTCGGCCATCATCCGGTCGGTTCCCGGACCGATCGTGCTGGTGGGGCATTCCTACGGCGGACCCGTGATCACCGAAGCCGCCAACGGCAATCCCAATGTGAAGGCCTTGGTATACGTGGCCGGATTCGCGCCGGATAACGGCGAATCGAGCGCCACCTTGTCCAGCATGTTTCCCGGCAGCACTTTGGCAAGCGCGCTTGCTCCAGTCGCGTCGCCGAACGGCGGCCAGGATCTCTTCATCCAGCCGGACAAATTCCGAGCCCAGTTCGCGGCTGACGTTCCCGAAGAGCAGTCGTCGCTGATGGCCGCCACCCAACGCCCGATCGCGCAGGCAGCCCTGGCCGAGCCCTCGGGCGTAGCTTCATGGAAAACGCTGCCGTCCTACATGATCTACGGCACCGATGACCGAAATATCCCGGCAGCCGTCATGAGCTTCATGGCCAAGCGCGCGCACGCCGTGAAGACGGTCGTCATCGAGGGTGCGTCCCACGCGCTCATGGTCTCGCACCCCGACGAGGTCACCTCACTTATCGAGGACGCCGCATCGGCCAGCGAGTAG
- a CDS encoding DUF680 domain-containing protein, translated as MKNTSLAAAILLVAAGNAVAGSDHYGSNSVQQPATSSESMHTSSIRKTGNDAGVQETVRKPIAPSKDPGQGIWGH; from the coding sequence ATGAAGAACACATCTCTTGCTGCCGCAATCCTTCTTGTTGCAGCAGGAAACGCCGTCGCCGGAAGCGATCACTACGGATCAAACTCGGTCCAGCAACCCGCAACTTCTTCCGAGAGCATGCACACCTCCTCGATCAGGAAGACGGGCAACGATGCCGGCGTGCAGGAGACCGTGCGCAAGCCGATTGCTCCCAGCAAGGACCCGGGCCAGGGCATCTGGGGTCACTAG
- a CDS encoding glucose 1-dehydrogenase, whose amino-acid sequence MGILSGKTALITGGNSGIGLFAAKAFASEGAQVVITGRRQRAVEEAVSEIGAGALGIQGDVADVAHHEDVARQIHQRFGAFDIYMANAGVNTITHSSAVSEAEYDAQFSINARGVFFGVQKLIPLMRDGGAVILTGSIASEKVLEGHAVYAGSKAAIGAFARSWAIELKSRRIRVNVLSPGPVDTAILDKLGVPAEMRASFEKSMAEAIPLGRMGQPEELAKAALFLASDASSFVTGVNLRVDGGMALL is encoded by the coding sequence ATGGGTATACTTTCAGGAAAGACCGCGTTGATCACCGGGGGAAACAGTGGGATTGGGCTATTCGCCGCGAAAGCTTTCGCGTCGGAGGGGGCGCAGGTCGTAATCACCGGCCGGAGACAGCGTGCGGTCGAGGAGGCAGTCTCCGAGATCGGAGCCGGCGCACTGGGCATTCAGGGTGATGTAGCCGACGTGGCGCACCACGAGGATGTCGCGCGACAGATCCATCAGAGGTTTGGGGCGTTCGATATCTATATGGCGAACGCCGGCGTGAACACCATCACGCATTCGTCGGCAGTTTCCGAAGCCGAGTACGATGCGCAGTTCTCTATCAATGCGCGCGGCGTCTTCTTTGGTGTGCAGAAACTGATCCCGCTGATGCGCGATGGCGGCGCAGTCATACTGACGGGATCAATCGCCAGCGAGAAGGTCTTGGAAGGCCATGCCGTTTATGCAGGCTCCAAGGCAGCCATCGGCGCCTTCGCGCGCAGTTGGGCGATAGAACTGAAATCGCGTCGCATACGCGTCAACGTGCTCAGCCCCGGCCCCGTGGATACGGCTATTCTCGACAAACTGGGTGTCCCGGCCGAAATGCGAGCATCCTTCGAGAAGTCCATGGCCGAAGCAATTCCCCTTGGTCGAATGGGCCAGCCGGAAGAACTGGCAAAAGCCGCTCTGTTCCTGGCATCGGACGCAAGCAGTTTTGTCACCGGTGTCAATCTGCGGGTCGACGGCGGAATGGCATTGCTTTGA
- a CDS encoding alpha/beta fold hydrolase: protein MSTITTKDGTEIYYKDWGRGPPITFSHGWPLNSDAWDAQMLFLAHNGFRVVAHDRRGHGRSSQATSGNDMDGYADDLAAVIEALDLRDATLVGHSTGGGEVARYIGRHGTERVAKAVLIAAVPPIMVKTPANPEGLPIEVFDGIRAGLLKDRSQHYLDLAQPFYGANRPGATVSQGVLNQFWLWSMQVGLVNAYECVKAFSETDFTEDLKKFDIPTLILHGEDDQIVPVKDSSVKSERLIKGAKAIYYPGAPHGITATHQDQVNADLLAFIKG from the coding sequence ATGAGCACCATCACAACCAAGGACGGTACGGAAATCTATTACAAGGACTGGGGTAGGGGTCCGCCAATAACCTTCTCACACGGCTGGCCGCTGAATTCCGACGCCTGGGATGCACAGATGCTCTTTCTGGCCCATAATGGCTTCCGCGTGGTTGCTCATGACCGGCGGGGCCATGGCCGCTCCAGCCAGGCCACCTCCGGCAACGACATGGATGGCTACGCGGACGATCTTGCAGCCGTGATCGAGGCGCTGGATCTCCGGGACGCCACGCTGGTCGGGCATTCAACCGGGGGAGGCGAGGTCGCTCGCTATATCGGGCGGCACGGGACGGAACGCGTGGCCAAGGCTGTTCTTATCGCCGCTGTTCCGCCGATCATGGTGAAAACGCCGGCCAATCCGGAAGGTCTGCCGATCGAAGTGTTCGACGGCATAAGGGCCGGCCTCCTCAAGGATCGCTCGCAGCACTATCTGGACCTCGCACAGCCGTTTTATGGTGCAAACAGGCCAGGCGCCACGGTCTCCCAGGGGGTTCTGAATCAGTTCTGGCTCTGGAGCATGCAGGTCGGTCTCGTGAATGCATATGAATGCGTCAAAGCGTTCTCCGAAACCGACTTCACCGAGGACCTCAAGAAATTCGATATACCGACCTTGATCCTGCATGGCGAGGACGACCAGATCGTCCCGGTCAAGGATTCGTCAGTCAAGTCGGAGCGGCTGATCAAGGGCGCAAAGGCCATATATTACCCCGGCGCGCCCCACGGGATCACGGCCACACACCAGGACCAGGTGAACGCCGATCTGCTCGCCTTCATCAAGGGCTAG